One genomic region from Daphnia magna isolate NIES linkage group LG10, ASM2063170v1.1, whole genome shotgun sequence encodes:
- the LOC123477090 gene encoding LOW QUALITY PROTEIN: protein pelota-like (The sequence of the model RefSeq protein was modified relative to this genomic sequence to represent the inferred CDS: deleted 1 base in 1 codon) — translation MKLVSRYIERDGTGRVALIPENPEDMWHAYNLISHGDTIRASTIRKVQTESATGSSSSSRVRTMLTVEVETIDFDTQACVLRLKGRNVEENPYVKMGAYHTVDIEPNRKFSLTKACWDIVALERIDMACDPSQNADVAAVIMHEGLANVCLVTGAMTLVRAKIDVTIPRKRKGSTSQHEKGLQKFYDTVLQAILRHVNFEVTRCILLASPGFVKDHFLKYMMQWASKNDNRMLIDNKSKFLLIHASSGFKHSLKEVLADPAVTSRMADTKAMAEVKALENFYAVLQTEPSRAFYGLKHVLKANEGQAIDTLLVSDNLFRSQSVEERKTYVKLVESVRDNGGTTRIFSSLHVSGEQLIQLTGVAAILRFPMPELEEEPLDSDEDS, via the exons ATGAAACTTGTGAGCAGATATATAGAAAGAGACGGCACAGG ACGAGTCGCTCTCATCCCCGAGAATCCCGAGGATATGTGGCATGCATACAACCTTATATCTCACGGAGACACTATTAGAGCTTCAACAATCAG AAAAGTTCAAACTGAATCAGCAACAGGCTCATCTTCCAGTAGTAGAGTACGAACCATGCTAACTGTGGAGGTGGAAACCATTGATTTTGATACTCAAGCTTGTGTGCTGAGGTTAAAAGGAAGAAATGTTGAAGAAAATCCATATGTCAAG ATGGGAGCGTACCACACTGTTGATATTGAGCCTAACAGAAAATTCTCCTTAACCAAAGCTTGCTGGGATATTGTGGCTCTTGAACGCATTGACATGGCATGTGATCCAAGTCAGAATGCAGATGTTGCTGCAGTTATCATGCATGAAGGCTTGGCCAATGTCTGTCTTGTTACAGGAGCAATGACCCTGGTAAGAGCTAAAATTGATGTAACCATTCCTCGCAAGAGAAAAGGGAGCACCTCACAACACGAAAAG ggtttacaaaaattttatgaCACCGTCTTGCAAGCTATTCTCCGGCATGTAAATTTCGAAGTTACGCGATGCATTTTGCTTGCCTCTCCAGGGTTCGTAAAGGATCATTTC TTGAAGTATATGATGCAATGGGCTTCTAAAAATGACAACCGTATGCTTATCGACAACAAATCAAAATTTCTTCTGATTCACGCATCTTCAGGATTTAAACATTCGTTAAAAG AAGTTTTAGCTGATCCCGCCGTAACATCGCGTATGGCGGATACCAAAGCCATGGCTGAAGTCAAAGCACTGGAAAACTTTTATGCAGTTTTACAAACAGAGCCAAGCCGTGCCTTCTATGGCCTGAAACACGTTCTCAAAGCAAACGAAGGCCAAGCAATTGATACCCTCTTGGTTTCCGATAATCTCTTCAG GTCTCAAAGTGTAGAGGAACGTAAGACGTACGTTAAGCTGGTTGAAAGTGTTCGAGACAATGGAGGCACTACGCGCATTTTCTCCTCTCTTCATGTATCGGGTGAAC AGTTGATACAACTAACCGGTGTGGCTGCGATACTCAGGTTTCCCATGCCCGAGCTGGAAGAAGAACCGTTAGACAGTGATGAAGACTCATAG
- the LOC116932873 gene encoding uncharacterized protein LOC116932873, producing MKVVVVLALFSLVALSNGAGIRRPVSRKGRPVLSLSFNAPEELLSRTRNGELGNANDYMDEVLVLVREQIVLQGLDRIQLPDGDFSFTWDAYPGVTGGVYLHDGLATGMETIHRVGDATLSSSETIIFFESDCGINSGSFGYAISILFMDIGPTASMTGTADYINFFFHSTIDILSGLVVVDVFDLKQIGHISTEITGLGIFNWLAEIIVDFALNLLAPFFKELIEGPITNLINVVLQAYVDSLRNPPTTMAGLAV from the exons ATGAAAGTGGTTGTCGTTCTTGCTTTGTTCTCTCTTGTTGCTCTTTCGAATG GGGCTGGAATTCGACGACCCGTTTCCAGGAAAGGACGTCCAGTTCTTAGCCTTTCTTTTAATGCTCCCGAAGAACTGTTGTCTCGCACCCGTAACGGCGAACTAGGAAATGCAAACGATTACATGGACGAG GTGTTGGTTTTAGTTCGTGAGCAAATAGTCTTGCAAGGACTCGATCGTATTCAACTTCCTGATGGGGATTTCAGCTTTAC ATGGGATGCATATCCTGGAGTTACTGGTGGAGTTTACCTCCATGATGGATTAGCTACTGGTATGGAAACCATCCATCGAGTCGGAGACGCTACCTTGAGTAGTAGTGAGACCATAATTTTCTTCGAATCCGATTGCGGAATAAACAGT GGTTCTTTCGGCTATGCCATTAGTATTCTATTCATGGATATTGGTCCGACTGCTTCAATGACCGGAACCGCCGACTATATAAACTTCTTCTTccat TCGACCATCGATATTCTCTCTGGGCTTGTTGTCGTTGATGTGTTTGATTTGAAACAAATTGGACACATCAGTACGGAAATTACCGGCTTGGGAATTTTCAATTGGCTTGCTGAAATC ATTGTTGATTTCGCCCTCAACCTCTTGGCGCCCTTCTTCAAGGAACTCATTGAAGGTCCCATTACGAACCTAATCAACGTTGTTCTTCAAGCCTATG TTGATTCGCTGAGGAACCCACCTACAACTATGGCTGGTCTTGCTGTTTAA
- the LOC116932881 gene encoding U4/U6.U5 tri-snRNP-associated protein 2: MGTEKGEIKRKHEDLDDAEEPVVKIREPIVQSRLCPYLDTINRTVLDFDFEKLCSVSLTRINVYACLVCGKYFQGRGPSTHAYLHSVGEGHHVFLNLHTLRFYCLPDNYEIIDSSLDDIKYVLNPTFKKANIAVLDITDKVSRACDGTLYRPGVVGLNNIKANDYCNVVLQALSHVVPLRDYFLREDNYIGIKRPPGDNNVILVQRFGELIRKLWNPRNFKAHVSPHEMLQAVVLCSKKKFQITSQGDPVEFLSWFLNALHLALNGTKKPTSSIIYKTFLGAMKIHSQLIPPIDATDKEKDALMMTAEYVETYVDSPFLFLAADLPPPPLFKDEFRENIIPQVSLFTLLSQFNGVQQKEYKTYKENFLKRFELTRLPRYIILNIKRFTKNTFFVEKNPTIINFPIRGVDFGDILSADVRAKHGCTTYDLLANIVHDGEPTKGTYRVHILHKATGKWFEMQDLHVTEILPQMITLTEAYIQIWEQSTVSSDVEMS; this comes from the exons ATGGGAACAGAAAAGGGAGAAATCAAGCGGAAACACGAAGATCTCGATGACGCCGAGGAACCAGTTGTGAAAATAA GAGAACCAATTGTTCAATCTCGTTTGTGCCCTTATTTGGATACAATTAACAGGACTGTTCTTGattttgactttgaaaaaCTTTGTTCCGTTTCACTCACAAGGATTAATGTCTATGCTTGTTTGGTGTGTGGAAAATACTTCCAGG GAAGGGGTCCTAGCACACATGCATATCTTCATAGTGTTGGGGAGGGACATCATGTCTTTCTAAATCTTCATACCCTAAGATTCTACTGTCTGCCAGACAATTACGAGATCATTGATTCATCACTGGACGATATCAAATATGTGTTGAATCCAACATTCAAAAAAGCAAATATTGCAGTATTGGATATTACTGACAAAGTTTCAAGAGCTTGTGATGGCACCCTTTATCGTCCTGGAGTAGTTGGGCTTAATAACATCAAGGCTAATGACTACTGCAATGTGGTCTTACAG GCTTTGTCACATGTGGTCCCATTGCGAGACTATTTTCTCAGGGAAGACAATTACATTGGCATTAAGCGCCCTCCCGGAGATAACAACGTTATCCTCGTCCAGCGTTTTGGTGAACTCATTCGCAAGCTGTGGAATCCGCGCAACTTTAAGGCGCACGTTTCGCCACATGAGATGCTTCAAGCTGTCGTTCTCTgtagcaaaaagaaatttcaaatcaCAAGCCAAG GGGATCCTGTTGAATTTCTGTCGTGGTTTCTAAATGCATTACATTTGGCTCTTAATGGAACAAAGAAGCCTACTTCTTCAATCATttataaaacatttttgggTGCCATGAAGATCCATTCTCAGTTAATCCCACCTATTGATGCGACTGATAAAGAAAAGGATGCGTTAATGATGACTGCCGAGTACGTTGAAACATACGTCGACTcgccttttctctttctagcAGCTGATTtacctcctcctcctctgtTCAAAGACGAATTTCGGGAGAACATCATTCCTCAA GTTTCTTTGTTTACTTTGCTGTCTCAATTCAATGGGGTTCAGCAGAAAGAGTACAAAACGTACaaggaaaattttttgaaaagattCGAGTTGACACGATTGCCACGTTACATTATTCTCAACATTAAGAGGTTTACAAAgaacacattttttgttgaGAAGAATCCAACCATCATCAATTTCCCCATCAG GGGAGTCGATTTTGGAGACATTTTGAGTGCAGACGTCCGGGCTAAGCATGGTTGCACAACGTACGATTTATTAGCTAATATTGTTCACGATGGAGAACCCACCAAAGGAACTTACCGTGTCCACATACTACACAAG gcGACAGGTAAATGGTTCGAAATGCAAGATTTGCACGTTACAGAAATTCTTCCGCAAATGATTACTCTCACAGAAGCCTATATCCAG ATATGGGAACAATCTACGGTGAGCAGCGACGTTGAAATGTCTTAG
- the LOC123477089 gene encoding trithorax group protein osa-like, whose protein sequence is MLWHQWRLTDSSVDKVVEESTVILDGTTPPAQTIIFENTNFKSSSAELAKGRGTPPTQQGGLKGPSSMQQHKISDAKASAPVTAAVSAATKGDTGQMAAIAAGAGGNSGYQGAGNLQLAVGCNKSAIGVGTNSAVPRIQHIAASSVQSPISPSTAELNMKIASVKKVWDMPTVMEHHGEDPNQGVNPNVVPGAYPVAYEADTSADMAQDVYGAQQQAKMDNSGVNNVCKVKPQQQAAAAAAMALAAQQQTMSSSPTFSGGAPSCNTPSVAAAAAAAVAAAAAAAGAPGGLGPVGPLSYHQYGGMPAVPSPPAAMVYGSAPGQQLQGAPQASIYGPFLDSNSQFSLLQVLNGPGNPARSQFSHFMSPAAHGVGMGHAGLSNLGSLSNAAGAGPFAAQQNLLFQQPPPPSPAAPPNAASGGASGGHVPPSVATMNDLYQSSQYRLQGHGPFAGQSQHNSPGPMLISSNTSLGLKSSSYGSIGQSIHGSIGTKSAYQQQPSGHQHSQMYYPYDPSQPLMNMGQVSQMGGQSYLSQSQLLSQQRTAPPPQVQAIQPPPSSFYSGGAGQNNQNAGYYSQQPGGPSLQQMGQGPPAAPGPFSLPGFASQAGLQGYANRAAQQQQQQQQQQQQQQQQQQQMPTQQQQQQQYNLNMAARYPPRNGPGPMCTSQIPPTGPLGGLQFAKPTHSPSGPSPSPAGAAPSPAQYMSGQLDNIGSSQSGGEKIDIVQQQGGSGTSPKSRNKVQQQQAANQQQQQQQQQHQQQQHHQQQQHQQQQQQQQQQQQQQQQQHIHPMNKFGGSSHSSGAYPGPPSIRTPFVSVRSAPPPQQTSGSNSSNMMSSSGSTSNNAPRYPTPIQRPTATTGNMQQHPPPPMHSSGPPGAPGGGLGARPRAPNPHPARTPGSGSAPGHPSQMKNNASNSYAMTTSQHDKTTSANSNATTPTSATNSGSTATSSSDDKPQRKGGNNGPDAPAKTASSDASNKDSSVKADGPVASVTK, encoded by the exons ATGCTGTGGCATCAATGGCGATTGACCGACTCTAGCGTAGACAAAGTAGTCGAAGAGAGCACTGTTATCCTGGATGGGACTACACCACCGGCTCAGACCATCATATTCgaaaacacaaattttaaGAGCTCATCGGCGGAATTGGCAAAAGGAAGAGGTACACCTCCTACCCAGCAGGGAGGGCTCAAAGGACCCTCTTCTATGCAGCAGCATAAGATTTCAGATGCTAAGGCGTCGGCGCCTGTGACTGCAGCTGTCAGTGCTGCTACCAAAGGTGATACTGGACAAATGGCAGCGATTGCTGCTGGCGCAG GCGGCAATAGTGGGTATCAAGGAGCAGGCAATCTTCAGCTAGCTGTTGGTTGCAATAAATCTGCAATCGGTGTCGGAACCAATTCTGCCGTTCCAAGAATCCAACATATAGCCGCATCCAGCGTCCAGTCGCCTATCTCGCCATCTACGGCTGAGCTCAATATGAAAATCGCATCCGTTAAAAaa GTTTGGGATATGCCAACTGTTATGGAACATCATGGAGAAGATCCAAACCAGGGAGTTAATCCAAATGTAGTACCTGGAGCTTATCCGGTTGCCTATGAGGCAGATACCTCAGCCGATATGGCGCAGGATGTATATGGAGCTCAACAGCAAGCCAAAATGGATAATTCTGGTGTGAACAATGTGTGCAAGGTTAAACCACAGCAacaagcagcagcagcagcagcaatggCTTTGGCCGCTCAGCAGCAAACCATGTCGTCTTCCCCTACATTCAGTGGTGGGGCGCCTTCGTGCAATACTCCTTCTGTTGCTGCAGCGGCGGCAGCGGCCGTCGCAGCTGCTGCAGCAGCTGCTGGTGCCCCTGGTGGATTGGGCCCAGTAGGTCCGTTAAGCTATCACCAGTACGGTGGCATGCCTGCTGTGCCGTCTCCTCCGGCTGCCATGGTTTATGGCTCCGCACCAGGCCAGCAACTACAGGGTGCTCCTCAGGCCAGTATCTACGGCCCATTCCTGGATTCGAATTCTCAGTTTTCGTTGTTGCAAGTGCTCAATGGGCCAGGAAACCCAGCACGGTCCCAGTTTTCCCATTTCATGTCCCCAGCTGCTCATGGTGTGGGTATGGGACATGCTGGATTGTCTAATTTGGGCAGTTTAAGCAACGCTGCCGGCGCAGGTCCATTCGCTGCCCAACAGAACCTTTTGTTTCAGCAACCGCCTCCACCAAGCCCAGCTGCACCTCCTAACGCTGCATCTGGTGGTGCTTCAGGAGGTCACGTGCCACCCTCGGTGGCTACGATGAATGACTTGTACCAGTCGTCGCAATACCGGCTACAGGGTCATGGGCCTTTCGCGGGCCAGTCACAACACAATAGTCCTGGACCTATGTTGATATCCAGCAACACCTCGCTCGGTCTCAAGTCCTCTTCTTATGGTTCTATCGGCCAGTCCATTCATGGCTCCATCGGCACCAAATCGGCTTACCAACAGCAACCATCCGGTCACCAGCATTCGCAG ATGTATTATCCTTATGACCCGAGCCAACCATTGATGAATATGGGACAAGTTAGTCAAATGGGTGGCCAAAGCTACTTGTCGCAATCGCAGCTTCTATCACAGCAGCGAACGGCTCCGCCTCCGCAGGTTCAAGCCATTCAACCACCACCATCATCATTCTATTCGGGTGGTGCTGGCCAAAACAACCAGAACGCTGGATACTATAGTCAACAACCTGGTGGCCCTAGTCTTCAACAAATGGGACAAGGTCCCCCAGCCGCTCCTGGCCCTTTTTCGCTGCCGGGATTTGCCTCCCAAGCCGGTCTGCAAGGATACGCAAATAGGGCGgctcaacagcagcagcagcaacaacaacagcaacaacagcagcagcagcagcaacagcagatGCCAactcaacagcagcagcagcagcagtatAATCTTAATATGGCTGCGCGTTATCCGCCAAGGAACGGCCCTGGACCCATGTGTACGAGTCAAATACCTCCTACTGGACCGCTGGGTGGCCTACAATTTGCAAAACCTACCCATTCTCCGTCTGGGCCCAGCCCTTCTCCTGCTGGAGCAGCTCCGTCTCCTGCTCAGTACATGTCTGGACAACTGGACAACATTGGAAGTAGTCAAAGTGGAGGGGAGAAAATTGACATCGTTCAGCAACAAGGTGGTTCTGGAACGTCTCCTAAATCGAGAAACAAggttcaacaacaacaggccGCCaaccaacagcagcagcagcaacaacaacaacatcaacaacaacagcatcatcagcagcaacaacatcaacagcagcaacaacagcagcaacaacaacagcagcagcagcaacaacaacatatTCATCCAATGAACAAGTTCGGAGGCAGCTCCCATTCGAGCGGCGCTTACCCTGGACCTCCTTCGATCCGAACACCTTTCGTTTCCGTCCGAAGCGCTCCACCGCCTCAACAAACATCAGGCAGTAACTCGAGCAACATGATGAGTTCCAGCGGAAGCACCAGCAACAATGCTCCAAGGTACCCGACACCGATTCAGCGACCGACTGCCACGACTGGAAACATGCAACAACATCCGCCTCCACCGATGCATTCGAGTGGTCCTCCCGGAGCTCCCGGAGGTGGTTTAGGAGCCCGACCTAGAGCACCCAACCCGCATCCGGCTCGTACTCCCGGCTCGGGTTCGGCACCTGGTCACCCCTctcaaatgaaaaacaacgCATCAAATAGCTATGCGATGACGACAAGCCAGCATGACAAAACGACTTCCGCTAATAGCAATGCTACGACGCCGACATCGGCGACCAATTCTGGCAGCACGGCAACGTCTTCGTCAGACGACAAGCCTCAGCGCAAGGGAGGTAATAATGGGCCGGATGCTCCTGCGAAAACAGCTTCGAGTGATGCAAGCAACAAGGATAGCAGTGTTAAAGCTGACGGTCCCGTCGCTTCCGTCACTAAGTGA
- the LOC116932877 gene encoding protein PRRC2C, whose product MSTSTTNVSATKGEKGKAKYAALNINNLYKGNSIEPQAKTVAPKHGMQSLGKVPSARRAPQPVNLPSLKSEIGVVAPEPSNPNSASSSTTGGGGGTSGTTPTTSTPQTTTPNSAGWTGSAQEAATSAPAVAGSKPAQSQSPAPAGVVPAPTGPLPVAAATPGQQASIPAQTRQAPISTFLERKFQQEFPSLTADSQVSGPPVKRPAAPQTPTVVAVPVPVSPSEIPRQESPQPLQYGPGPSLRPQTEGSWVQGGRPSNIPPSQGGPGVVDGSAVQAANVLPPGQVGPRGIPVHPGQIAGQPHALRSVMPPFMFRGGQIPPGNYPAGPYSGSGQFGPRGPGGPAGRYPPPPSQEARYRQGMRMANPAANQNDPDLYPRPIIKEEDLRRMDEISGDDGWAALQDEPDYDKKLDDDEPSEQLRNGQQSGASVANATAAAAAAVAVEEEAKADRDGKWADNIQAQGRAISTLPAPSVHTLNRDRATTVQASGSQPVRHPHQQNNSRPISMDEDDFWREQQRQQKNVEIKAAQRAKEMREEEERRFEQTKQGDRNRESTTDVEPRTGLNQRDRDRDRERDRERDRERDRERDRERDRERDRDRDRDRHLDDRGPDRDKYERSGLGRSGNDRPDYSYNSRNAPPQPQLPPRFLRQRQQQAASGGAGVGRMDENDQRGPPPKEIRLRDRDDRERPQPPIMDRSNSYDSRGGGSSGRDWHQDRDRERDRDHERDRDREPPYKRPGENWQRAEPEKRLSDGRSHRPELPVRDREWTEKENIVIKRKDAKSSESDTVEQDRPNSRNSRSSLKDEGGKEKGILPTLLTEIVSWADEPGEDEIPLPSSTHSDRGFSEERRIQSGGKTHGVGSHLHAPAPIPRERLEADVRTENKQSNFVSLRRLPGREGQSLPAQQPASTHGDVRSSSVPHSTSTNAHDEAEKKQQQPQQRSPADGVQNVWTTRSKSREQAPEPPKVVEERLASTETGEDSDRKGPAKEMRNRPVSSATQKTGNSSSSNTQSVANNASNAAPSGRRTGPGHRRRESNSRYSDSYDEYYEEEGAHYRTNEQHVEKKHLEAPRKSKSPDEEEAQKKDHARGGVGGTGNNRGPPPAAGAAPFRNRRGNGRGGFDDEEPHTRNKDSQQQQQQQRPPRFQQQDDSVSGSNARIDHKIKEEAWESGHSEHSDSAHNRSNRQRGVGAGGGRGSGGSSAAPVGGSDRRPRGKPDHNDYYKESETAGGTSSNLASTKDSLSTAEDKDHDRKPSAKDRPQQVNQEDSIKRTAEPRVDRRNEPKDMRDNRDNRDRGERNRNDRDRGDRIELRDNRDRAGGRNDERGNRGGQASKASENQRYEQRVKTNLPPRLAKLDNRHKTQKSDNAEPHEGMPLSQVKESTPPVQQQQQQMGGTSWEKAGGAPSPGLTNAVASMAIDRL is encoded by the exons ATGTCCACATCGACCACAAATGTCAGTGCTACCAAGGGGGAGAAAGGCAAAGCTAAATATGCAGCGCTAAACATCAATAACTTGTACAAG GGTAACTCAATTGAGCCACAGGCTAAAACGGTGGCTCCTAAACATGGCATGCAAAGTCTGGGTAAAGTGCCTAGCGCTCGACGGGCCCCTCAACCTGTTAACTTGCCTAGTCTAAAATCTGAGATTGGCGTTGTCGCACCAGAACCCTCCAACCCTAATTCTGCTTCTTCGTCTACCACTGGCGGTGGAGGTGGCACAAGTGGTACAACCCCCACTACATCAACCCCACAGACTACTACACCCAATTCCGCGGGATGGACCGGAAGTGCTCAAGAAGCAGCCACGTCAGCACCGGCTGTTGCCGGAAGCAAACCTGCCCAGTCGCAATCGCCAGCTCCAGCCGGAGTCGTTCCAGCACCAACGGGTCCTCTTCCAGTAGCTGCTGCAACGCCAGGTCAACAGGCGTCGATTCCTGCACAGACCAGACAAGCTCCAATTTCCACATTTCTAGAGAGGAAATTTCAACAAGAGTTTCCTTCCCTAACGGCGGACTCGCAAGTTTCTGGCCCACCAGTGAAAAGACCAGCAGCACCACAGACACCTACAGTGGTTGCCGTGCCTGTTCCCGTATCACCATCAGAAATTCCTCGTCAGGAGTCTCCCCAGCCGCTGCAGTACGGTCCTGGTCCCAGTCTAAGACCACAAACCGAAGGCAGTTGGGTACAGGGAGGAAGGCCGTCAAATATTCCACCTTCTCAAGGGGGCCCAG GTGTCGTCGATGGCTCGGCTGTGCAGGCTGCAAATGTTTTGCCTCCGGGCCAGGTCGGCCCGCGCGGTATTCCTGTACATCCAGGTCAGATTGCTGGACAACCTCATGCGCTTCGATCTGTCATGCCGCCTTTCATGTTCCGCGGTGGACAGATTCCTCCGGGTAATTATCCAGCCGGTCCGTACTCGGGTTCCGGCCAATTCGGACCTAGAGGACCTGGCGGTCCCGCTGGTAGATATCCCCCACCGCCCTCTCAAGAGGCGCGTTATCGTCAAGGAATGAGGATGGCTAATCCGGCTGCTAACCAGAATGATCCCGACCTGTATCCTCGACCAATCATTAAAGAAGAAGACCTTCGAAGAATGGATGAAATATCGGGAGACGATGGCTGGGCGGCTTTGCAAGACGAACCTGATTATGATAAGAAACTCGACGACGATGAACCTAGCGAACAACTGCGTAACGGCCAACAAAGTGGTGCGTCGGTGGCTAATGCTACGGcagcggctgctgctgctgtcgCTGTCGAAGAAGAAGCAAAGGCTGATCGGGACGGAAAATGGGCCGACAACATTCAAGCTCAAGGTCGGGCTATTTCCACGCTACCTGCTCCCAGTGTTCACACCCTCAACAGGGATCGTGCGACGACCGTGCAGGCTAGTGGAAGTCAACCTGTTCGCCATCCTCATCAACAGAATAATAGCCGGCCAATCTCGATGGATGAAGATGATTTTTGGAGAGAGCAGCAAAGGCAACAAAAGAACGTAGAAATTAAAGCAGCCCAGCGTGCTAAAGAAATGAG AGAGGAAGAAGAACGCCGATTCGAACAAACCAAGCAAGGGGACCGTAACAGAGAATCTACCACTGATGTTGAACCGAGAACCGGATTGAATCAGAGAGATCGTGATCGTGACCGGGAACGTGATCGAGAACGTGACAGGGAACGTGACCGTGAGCGTGATCGAGAACGTGATCGCGAACGTGATCGGGATCGGGATCGCGACCGCCATCTCGATGATCGTGGCCCGGACAGGGATAAGTACGAGCGATCTGGATTGGGTAGATCAGGAAATGATCGACCAGACTACTCCTATAATAGCCGTAATGCTCCGCCACAACCTCAACTTCCTCCAAGATTTTTGAGGCAAAGACAACAGCAAGCTGCTAGTGGCGGCGCTGGAGTCGGAAGAATGGATGAGAACGATCAACGAGGCCCACCACCAAAAGAGATACGGTTGCGAGATAGAGATGATCGGGAACGTCCTCAACCTCCAATTATGGATCGCAGCAATAGTTATGATTCTCGCGGAGGCGGTAGCAGTGGGCGCGATTGGCACCAAGATCGAGACAGAGAAAGAGACAGAGATCACGAACGTGACCGCGACCGTGAACCACCGTATAAAAGACCTGGAGAAAATTGGCAACGAGCAGAACCGGAGAAAAGGCTTAGCGATGGTCGAAGTCATCGCCCAGAGTTACCTGTTCGCGATCGTGAATggaccgaaaaagaaaacattgtcATCAAACGCAAGGATGCCAAGTCATCCGAGTCTGATACCGTGGAACAGGATAGACCCAACAGCCGTAATAGTCGGTCTAGTCTCAAAGATGAAGGGGGCAAAGAAAAGGGTATTCTTCCTACCCTCTTGACAGAAATCGTGTCGTGGGCGGACGAACCCGGGGAAGATGAAATCCCTCTTCCCTCTAGTACTCATTCTGATCGTGGATTCAGTGAAGAGCGACGCATTCAAAGTGGTGGCAAAACCCATGGCGTCGGATCTCACCTTCATGCACCTGCTCCCATTCCAAGAGAAAGACTTGAAGCTGATGTTCGtacagaaaacaaacaaagcaaTTTTGTTTCACTTCGCCGGTTGCCCGGACGGGAAGGTCAGTCACTTCCAGCGCAGCAACCAGCAAGCACTCACGGTGATGTACGAAGCAGTTCGGTTCCTCACTCTACCAGTACCAATGCCCATGACGAGGCGGAGAAAAAGCAacagcagccgcagcagaGATCGCCCGCTGACGGTGTTCAAAATGTTTGGACCACGCGCTCTAAAAGTCGAGAACAAGCTCCGGAGCCACCAAAAGTGGTCGAAGAGAGATTGGCCAGCACAGAGACAGGTGAAGATTCGGATCGTAAAGGCCCTGCTAAAGAAATGCGTAATAGACCAGTTAGTTCGGCGACACAAAAAACCGGCAATAGTAGCAGTAGCAACACGCAATCTGTTGCCAATAACGCATCGAACGCTGCGCCTTCAGGTAGAAGAACTGGACCTGGTCATCGCCGTCGAGAATCGAATTCGCGATATTCAGACAGTTACGATGAATACTATGAAGAAGAAGGTGCCCATTATCGAACGAATGAACAGCATGTCGAAAAGAAACACTTGGAAGCTCCTAGAAAGAGCAAATCTCCTGATGAAGAGGAAGCCCAGAAGAAGGATCATGCTAGGGGTGGTGTCGGAGGAACAGGAAATAACCGAGGTCCACCTCCAGCAGCAGGCGCAGCCCCTTTCCGCAACCGAAGAGGTAATGGTCGTGGAGGGTTTGACGATGAGGAGCCGCATACTCGCAACAAAGACagccagcagcagcagcagcaacaacgtCCTCCCCGTTTCCAGCAGCAAGACGATTCAGTTAGTGGGTCGAATGCCAGAATCGACCACAAGATTAAAGAAGAGGCATGGGAGAGTGGTCATTCAGAGCACAGCGACTCAGCACACAATCGATCAAACAGACAGCGTGGCGTGGGGGCAGGAGGTGGACGCGGTAGTGGAGGCAGTAGCGCTGCCCCAGTCGGTGGCAGTGATAGGCGTCCTCGTGGGAAACCTGATCATAATGATTATTATAAGGAATCGGAAACTGCCGGTGGAACCTCGTCCAACTTGGCTTCAACCAAGGATTCATTATCTACTGCCGAAGATAAGGACCACGACAGGAAGCCGTCAGCTAAAGACCGTCCACAGCAAGTGAATCAGGAAGATAGCATAAAGCGCACGGCTGAACCACGTGTTGATAGGAGAAATGAGCCCAAAGACATGCGGGACAATAGAGATAACCGTGATCGTGGAGAACGAAACAGAAATGACCGTGATCGAGGCGACCGGATCGAACTACGGGATAATCGTGATCGAGCTGGAGGAAGGAATGATGAAAGAGGAAATCGTGGAGGGCAGGCTTCCAAAGCTTCGGAAAATCAACGCTACGAGCAGAGGGTTAAGACAAATCTTCCGCCTCGCCTGGCAAAACTGGATAACCGCCATAAAACCCAGAAATCCGATAATGCTGAACCGCATGAAGGAATGCCTTTATCTCAAGTGAAAGAGAGCACTCCACCGgtccagcagcaacaacagcaaatggGTGGGACCTCGTGGGAAAAGGCTGGAGGTGCGCCTTCGCCTGGACTTACGAATGCTGTGGCATCAATGGCGATTGACCGACTCTAG